In Deltaproteobacteria bacterium, one genomic interval encodes:
- the hgcA gene encoding mercury methylation corrinoid protein HgcA has protein sequence MINEWPQTCEDQVRLPSLEQPFVVGSVETPIGLAPQVSSALTWQDHWGTVKARWGVGRMDYTVQPGLYALGNPDNQSNVLVTANYKMSFDRLREALPGRDAWLLVLDTDGINVWCAAGKGTFGTEELVRRITSSGLTKVVSHRELILPQLSGPGIAAHQVKKFTGFRVHYGPIRALDLPAYLEAGLKATPGMRLKTFTLRERVVLIPIELVAAFKASLLILFAFFLLGGVGGPAEYWTNTMNYGLFAVVALLMAILAGAVLTPILLPVLPGRAFSLKGCIVGVVTALGLLMIRNPDLTFWPGRFEALAWLLLVPALTAYLAMNFTGASTYTSLSGVKKEMRMALPLEIGTGLSGLGLWLVSRLIA, from the coding sequence ATGATAAATGAATGGCCGCAGACATGCGAGGATCAGGTAAGACTGCCCAGCCTTGAACAGCCCTTTGTCGTAGGTTCTGTCGAAACACCGATCGGACTGGCGCCGCAGGTCTCCTCTGCCTTAACATGGCAGGATCACTGGGGAACCGTTAAAGCCCGCTGGGGGGTCGGCCGTATGGATTATACCGTCCAGCCCGGCCTTTACGCCCTCGGGAACCCAGACAATCAGTCAAATGTGCTGGTGACGGCAAATTACAAAATGAGCTTTGACCGGCTCCGTGAAGCCCTTCCCGGTAGGGATGCCTGGCTGCTTGTACTTGATACGGATGGGATCAACGTATGGTGCGCCGCCGGCAAAGGGACATTTGGGACAGAGGAACTGGTGCGTCGAATCACGTCAAGCGGCTTGACCAAAGTCGTTTCCCACAGGGAACTCATTCTCCCCCAACTATCCGGCCCCGGTATTGCCGCCCACCAGGTGAAGAAATTTACCGGTTTCAGGGTTCATTACGGACCCATCCGGGCCTTAGATCTGCCCGCCTATTTGGAGGCCGGTCTCAAAGCAACACCGGGGATGAGATTAAAAACCTTCACACTGCGGGAGCGGGTTGTCTTAATCCCGATAGAGCTTGTGGCGGCATTCAAGGCGAGCCTGCTGATTCTTTTTGCGTTCTTCCTTCTGGGCGGTGTTGGAGGACCGGCCGAATACTGGACCAACACCATGAATTACGGTCTTTTTGCCGTTGTTGCCCTGTTGATGGCTATCCTGGCAGGCGCTGTCCTGACACCGATCCTGCTCCCTGTTCTTCCCGGAAGAGCTTTCTCGCTCAAGGGTTGTATCGTTGGCGTGGTCACTGCTCTGGGTCTCTTAATGATAAGGAATCCTGACCTTACCTTCTGGCCGGGCAGGTTCGAAGCACTGGCATGGCTTTTACTGGTTCCGGCTTTAACCGCATATCTTGCGATGAATTTTACCGGCGCTTCGACATACACATCTCTTTCCGGAGTTAAAAAAGAGATGCGCATGGCCCTGCCCCTGGAGATTGGAACCGGTCTTTCCGGACTTGGTCTCTGGCTGGTGTCACGATTGATCGCATAG
- the hgcB gene encoding mercury methylation ferredoxin HgcB — translation MERMLYLKDVVTLSLNEEKCIGCGMCIDVCPHAVIGMNGSERAWIQDRDACMECGACSRNCPTEAVSVQAGVGCAAAVINSILGRDPSSCCCTIEPCEQTGKQKKASCC, via the coding sequence ATGGAAAGAATGCTCTATCTGAAGGATGTAGTAACGCTGAGTCTCAATGAGGAAAAATGTATCGGTTGCGGCATGTGCATCGATGTCTGCCCCCATGCCGTCATCGGCATGAACGGTTCAGAACGTGCGTGGATACAGGACAGGGATGCCTGCATGGAATGTGGAGCATGCAGCCGGAATTGCCCAACGGAAGCAGTTTCTGTACAGGCAGGAGTAGGCTGCGCCGCCGCCGTTATCAACAGCATACTGGGGCGAGATCCCTCTTCCTGCTGCTGTACCATAGAACCATGTGAGCAAACCGGGAAACAGAAAAAGGCCTCATGCTGCTGA
- a CDS encoding acyl-CoA dehydrogenase encodes MSNLLVNTRDQQFVLYEQLGLENLFKSGKYADYSKETVDMMLTEAEKMALEVILPTYVDGDREGCTFADGKVSVPKSFHEAYRKFIEAGWQCSTKDPEVGGQGMPVSVFTACFELFQAANYPFIMYPMLTCGAATLIECHGAEEQKNKYMHRMFSGEWGGTMCLTEPSAGTDVGALKTRAKKLPDGTYSITGTKIFISGGDHDLCPNIIHPVLARIEGDPPGTRGISIFLVPKYRVNDDGSLGEFNDVRTGNIEHKMGIKGSATCTLNFGDEGKCIGELLGKERSGMAIMFQMMNDARLEVGVQALGVATAAYEHAVAYAKERIQGVAIWDMKNPDAKPVPIIQHPDIKRTLLWMKAHVEGIRALLYYTAYCFDMAAVSATKIDKAKWNGMAELLIPICKAYSSDKAMLICSKAIDVYGGYGYCSEYPVEQYLRDCKITTIYEGTNGVQALDLVGRKLAQRRGEFMMSLYSEIYSIITKSKGFEDLTVPCNYLEEALKAVSDLTTHFYRLSRGASFLIPVLNATPYLELFGDIAVGSLLMQAATIANEKVNAIYTEKDAKGSKAKQRALIRENKDVAFYNGKIAAAKFFALNILTTVKARCEAIKIGDRTPIEIAEESFTI; translated from the coding sequence ATGAGTAACTTGTTGGTAAACACGAGAGATCAGCAATTTGTCCTTTACGAGCAGCTCGGTTTAGAAAATCTTTTCAAAAGCGGTAAGTATGCGGATTATTCCAAAGAAACCGTAGATATGATGCTGACGGAAGCGGAAAAGATGGCCCTGGAAGTGATCCTCCCGACCTATGTTGATGGGGACAGGGAAGGATGCACATTTGCGGACGGAAAAGTTTCCGTGCCGAAAAGTTTCCACGAGGCATACAGGAAGTTTATTGAAGCAGGCTGGCAATGCTCCACGAAAGATCCCGAGGTAGGGGGGCAGGGAATGCCGGTAAGTGTTTTCACTGCGTGCTTTGAGCTTTTTCAGGCCGCCAACTATCCCTTCATCATGTATCCCATGCTGACCTGCGGCGCCGCCACACTTATTGAATGTCACGGAGCGGAAGAACAAAAGAATAAATACATGCACAGAATGTTTTCCGGCGAATGGGGGGGTACCATGTGCCTTACGGAGCCCAGCGCAGGGACCGATGTGGGCGCCCTGAAAACGAGGGCGAAAAAATTACCCGACGGAACATACAGTATTACGGGAACAAAGATATTTATCTCCGGCGGAGACCATGACCTTTGCCCGAATATCATCCATCCCGTTCTTGCCAGAATCGAAGGAGATCCTCCGGGAACGAGGGGCATCTCCATTTTTCTCGTTCCCAAATACCGGGTAAACGATGACGGCAGCCTGGGTGAATTCAATGATGTGCGTACCGGAAATATCGAACATAAAATGGGGATCAAGGGTTCCGCCACCTGCACCCTCAATTTCGGCGACGAGGGCAAATGCATCGGAGAACTCCTCGGAAAAGAGCGATCCGGGATGGCGATCATGTTCCAGATGATGAATGACGCCAGGCTTGAGGTCGGTGTGCAGGCGCTCGGCGTTGCGACGGCGGCGTATGAACATGCGGTCGCCTATGCCAAGGAAAGGATTCAGGGCGTCGCCATATGGGACATGAAAAACCCCGATGCAAAGCCCGTACCTATTATCCAACATCCCGACATCAAAAGGACGCTTCTCTGGATGAAGGCGCATGTGGAAGGAATCAGGGCGTTGCTTTATTATACCGCCTACTGCTTTGACATGGCGGCTGTTTCAGCAACCAAGATAGATAAAGCAAAATGGAATGGAATGGCGGAGCTTTTGATCCCGATTTGCAAGGCTTATTCCTCGGATAAGGCCATGCTGATCTGTTCAAAAGCCATCGATGTGTACGGCGGATACGGATATTGTTCCGAATATCCCGTTGAACAGTATTTAAGAGACTGCAAAATAACAACCATCTACGAGGGAACAAACGGTGTTCAGGCCCTTGATCTCGTCGGCAGGAAACTGGCGCAGAGAAGAGGCGAATTTATGATGAGCCTGTATAGCGAAATATACAGCATCATAACAAAGAGTAAGGGGTTTGAGGATCTTACCGTACCGTGCAACTACCTGGAAGAGGCCCTGAAAGCCGTGTCCGATCTGACAACGCATTTTTACCGGCTGAGCCGCGGCGCCAGCTTTTTGATCCCCGTCCTCAACGCAACTCCATACCTCGAGCTTTTTGGCGACATTGCCGTCGGATCACTGTTAATGCAGGCGGCCACGATAGCGAATGAAAAGGTGAATGCCATCTACACGGAGAAGGACGCAAAAGGATCAAAGGCAAAACAGCGGGCACTGATCCGTGAA